One Verrucomicrobiaceae bacterium genomic window carries:
- a CDS encoding CoA activase, with the protein MQNAPALTSSNLVLGVDVGSTTVKTVLVDPQTHRILWSDYQRHETKQAEKVMEQLKAASAAFPGIARIFMTGSGAEPLTQPLGAKFVQEVNAVTMAVDRLHPEAGSVIELGGQDAKIIIYKASGDNGSKRAIASMNDKCASGTGATIDKCLVKLGLDPRDIGSMAWDDTKLHPVAAKCGVFAETDIVNLVKSGIPSREILCSLANAIVMQNLSVLTRGNTLLHSVVLLGGPNTYLKFLQHCWRQRIVETWNERGHTFPEDDITKLIFVPPNSDLYAAFGAAIYGMHEPAHIGVYRGLADLETFILHGRAARLGASAGPPLVRDADELAAFAEKYRIPPFQAATFAPGSIVRGYIGLDGGSTSSKAVLIDENGDILCKQYMLSKGNPIVDTKELLTLLKNDIAQQSCTLDVLGFGATGYAADVLEESLAADANIVETVAHGMASTRFFDKVDVICDIGGQDIKVLFVTHGQISSFRLSNQCSAGNGMLLQAMAAQFGVSVKDYADVAFGAKLSPKFSYGCAVFLDTDRVTFQKEGFSREELLAGLALVLPKNVWQYVAQVPRMAALGRTFVLQGGTQYNLAAVKAQHDYIKERVPEAIIHVHPHPGEAGAFGAALEARRVVLQRGKSTFIGLDAAIDLAFTSRNDADTVCHFCPNHCKRTFIDTKAASGRTSRYISGFSCENGTVESKEKLKELAQRRKQLKAKYPNLVDYESKLAFQSFYKPAPLPEAGSPLTRNEIRRNWLGTPKTVSVTRRMQRSSAEDLAYRQTIRIGIPRVLNLYSTAPLWRVFFETLGIPSANIVFSDATTPEMWAEGGKYGSIDPCFPSKVTQAHIHHLLHHKSREKQLNYLFFPCSTHLPTFVSGVMDSTSCPIVAGAPKVIRAAFTKEVDFFARAGVEYVDTAVTLTEPNYLVKQLFESWGEKLRVTHDECEFAVNQGFEALKRFDAEMQRKGSEVLAQLEDENRPGLLMLGRPYHNDPGLNHGVLDEFQALGYPVLSIRSIPKEPEWLERFFADDLRRGMVNSPLSTSDVWPENYSANSVQKVWAAKLAARHPNLVVLDLSSFKCGHDAPTYGLIDHILSATATPAMNLHDIDVNKPGGSILIRVKTYAHTLKLHEEKLRAAAANRSELETRVAEKRRELLAIQREQLALEADQQLMNEAYQAYLEADITVELPDRDFTFEAMADTQPHGGHETALALVNGHRFIVEAPVKPQTTSCSPCTPHSCPTCAH; encoded by the coding sequence ATGCAGAACGCGCCTGCTCTCACCTCTTCAAACCTCGTCCTTGGAGTGGATGTCGGCTCAACGACGGTCAAAACCGTGCTCGTCGATCCGCAGACGCACCGCATTCTTTGGTCTGATTACCAGCGGCATGAGACGAAGCAGGCTGAGAAGGTCATGGAGCAGCTCAAAGCCGCCTCCGCAGCGTTTCCAGGCATCGCACGCATCTTCATGACCGGTTCCGGCGCAGAGCCGCTCACCCAACCGCTCGGTGCGAAATTTGTGCAGGAGGTCAATGCGGTCACGATGGCCGTGGATCGCCTCCACCCGGAAGCAGGCAGCGTCATCGAACTCGGCGGCCAGGATGCGAAAATCATCATCTACAAAGCCAGCGGCGATAACGGCTCTAAACGCGCCATCGCCTCGATGAACGACAAATGCGCCTCCGGCACCGGCGCCACCATCGACAAATGCCTTGTCAAACTCGGCCTCGATCCGCGTGACATCGGCAGCATGGCCTGGGACGACACGAAGCTGCATCCCGTCGCCGCGAAGTGCGGTGTCTTCGCCGAAACCGACATCGTCAACCTCGTCAAATCCGGCATTCCCTCGCGTGAGATACTCTGCTCGCTCGCCAATGCCATCGTGATGCAAAACCTCTCCGTGCTCACGCGTGGCAACACACTCCTGCACAGCGTCGTTCTGCTCGGCGGACCAAACACCTACCTCAAATTCCTCCAACACTGCTGGCGTCAGCGCATCGTCGAGACGTGGAACGAGCGCGGCCACACGTTTCCCGAGGACGACATCACGAAGCTCATCTTCGTCCCGCCGAACTCCGATCTCTACGCCGCCTTTGGCGCGGCGATCTACGGCATGCACGAGCCCGCGCACATCGGCGTGTATCGCGGGCTCGCTGACCTCGAAACCTTCATCCTGCATGGCCGCGCCGCACGCCTCGGAGCCTCCGCAGGCCCACCGCTCGTGCGCGATGCCGATGAACTCGCCGCCTTCGCGGAAAAGTATCGCATCCCGCCCTTCCAAGCGGCCACGTTTGCTCCCGGCAGCATCGTGCGTGGCTACATCGGCCTCGACGGCGGATCCACGTCCTCGAAAGCGGTCCTCATCGACGAAAACGGCGACATCCTCTGCAAGCAGTACATGCTTTCCAAAGGCAATCCCATCGTCGACACGAAGGAACTGCTCACGCTGCTCAAAAACGACATCGCTCAGCAAAGCTGCACGCTCGACGTGCTCGGTTTCGGCGCGACCGGTTACGCGGCGGATGTTTTGGAGGAGTCTCTCGCCGCCGATGCGAACATCGTCGAGACCGTGGCGCATGGCATGGCCTCCACACGCTTCTTCGACAAGGTGGACGTCATCTGCGACATCGGTGGGCAGGACATCAAGGTGCTCTTCGTCACCCACGGCCAGATCTCCAGCTTCCGCCTTTCGAATCAATGCAGCGCCGGCAATGGCATGCTGCTTCAAGCCATGGCCGCTCAGTTCGGCGTATCGGTCAAAGACTACGCCGACGTCGCCTTCGGCGCGAAGTTGAGCCCGAAGTTCAGCTACGGCTGCGCCGTGTTCCTCGATACCGACCGCGTCACCTTCCAAAAAGAAGGTTTCTCACGCGAGGAACTGCTCGCAGGCCTCGCCCTCGTGCTGCCGAAGAATGTCTGGCAATACGTCGCCCAGGTGCCGCGCATGGCCGCGCTCGGCCGCACCTTCGTTTTGCAAGGTGGCACGCAGTACAACCTCGCCGCCGTCAAAGCGCAGCACGATTACATCAAGGAACGCGTGCCAGAGGCCATCATCCACGTGCATCCGCATCCCGGCGAGGCTGGCGCATTCGGCGCGGCGCTCGAAGCACGCCGCGTCGTGCTTCAGCGTGGCAAAAGCACCTTCATCGGCCTCGATGCGGCCATCGACCTCGCCTTCACCTCGCGGAACGATGCCGACACGGTCTGCCACTTCTGCCCGAATCACTGCAAACGCACTTTCATCGACACCAAAGCCGCCAGCGGCCGCACCAGCCGCTACATCTCCGGCTTCTCATGCGAAAACGGCACCGTCGAATCGAAGGAAAAACTCAAGGAACTCGCCCAGCGCCGCAAACAGCTCAAAGCGAAGTATCCGAACCTCGTCGATTACGAATCGAAGCTCGCCTTCCAGAGCTTTTACAAACCTGCGCCGCTTCCTGAAGCCGGTTCACCGCTCACGCGAAACGAAATACGCCGCAACTGGCTCGGCACACCGAAAACCGTCAGCGTCACCCGCCGCATGCAACGCAGCAGCGCGGAAGACTTGGCATATCGCCAAACCATCCGCATCGGCATTCCGCGAGTGCTGAATCTGTATTCCACCGCGCCGCTGTGGCGTGTGTTTTTCGAAACGCTCGGCATTCCTTCCGCGAACATCGTTTTCTCCGATGCCACCACGCCGGAAATGTGGGCGGAAGGCGGCAAATACGGCTCCATCGACCCCTGCTTTCCTTCCAAGGTCACGCAGGCGCACATCCATCACCTGCTGCATCACAAAAGCCGCGAGAAGCAGCTGAACTACCTCTTCTTCCCCTGCAGCACGCATCTCCCGACCTTTGTTTCCGGCGTGATGGACTCGACTTCTTGTCCCATCGTCGCCGGAGCACCGAAAGTCATCCGCGCAGCCTTCACGAAGGAAGTGGACTTTTTTGCGAGAGCGGGCGTCGAGTATGTCGATACCGCTGTGACGCTCACCGAGCCAAATTACCTCGTGAAACAGCTTTTCGAGTCCTGGGGCGAAAAACTCCGCGTCACACACGACGAATGCGAATTTGCCGTGAATCAGGGTTTTGAAGCTTTGAAGCGATTTGATGCCGAAATGCAGCGCAAAGGCTCCGAAGTGCTCGCCCAGCTCGAAGACGAAAATCGTCCAGGTTTGCTCATGCTCGGTCGTCCGTATCACAACGACCCAGGCCTCAATCATGGCGTGCTGGATGAGTTTCAGGCGCTGGGTTACCCCGTGCTTTCCATCCGCTCCATCCCGAAGGAGCCGGAATGGCTGGAGCGCTTCTTCGCGGATGATTTGCGCCGTGGCATGGTCAATTCACCGCTCTCCACCTCCGATGTGTGGCCGGAAAACTACTCCGCGAACAGCGTGCAGAAGGTCTGGGCCGCGAAACTCGCCGCACGGCATCCGAACCTCGTGGTTCTGGACCTCTCCAGTTTCAAATGCGGTCACGATGCGCCGACTTACGGCCTCATCGATCACATCCTCAGCGCCACCGCCACGCCCGCGATGAATCTGCACGACATCGACGTGAACAAACCCGGCGGCAGCATCCTCATCCGCGTCAAAACCTACGCCCACACGCTGAAGCTCCACGAAGAGAAGCTCCGCGCTGCCGCTGCAAACCGCAGCGAACTCGAAACCCGCGTCGCTGAAAAACGCCGCGAGCTTTTGGCGATCCAACGTGAGCAACTCGCTCTCGAAGCTGACCAGCAGCTCATGAACGAGGCTTATCAAGCCTACCTCGAAGCCGACATCACCGTTGAGCTACCGGACCGCGACTTCACCTTTGAAGCCATGGCCGACACGCAGCCGCACGGTGGCCATGAAACCGCGCTCGCCCTCGTCAACGGTCACCGCTTTATCGTCGAAGCTCCCGTCAAACCTCAAACCACCTCCTGCTCCCCATGCACACCGCACAGTTGCCCCACCTGCGCTCATTAA
- the lnt gene encoding apolipoprotein N-acyltransferase — translation MSFRTRLALSLLSGLLDPLGYTGFGLFPLTWFAKVPVLLAVHDLPPRRAFSIAMVYGAVAYFGGYYWLGHTFSIFGGFSALAAWSGAFFVCACLGLSFGLMMALTQVFRSRGIAPVWSLAFVNPAIELLFPNIFPYNIGASQYRFTAITQIVEITGLLGLTALIALVNGAVYELVESRYQRRACLHRRWIIPLAAFVLVLGYGMLRIHQIDRRSASARQLTVALIQANLSRQTQGKAFESFREHHALTWALTKAAPPPELVIWPETTIKLPLRRDVTTLPGALRQPMPLLAGAVTRTYDSQPFNSLLAITPTGEITSRYDKRSLLAFGEMIPFEKQFPSLRQWLPRTGNLVAGKSLGHLHAVEATFLPTICYEDIQPARIREIWQHAGPAHALVNVTNDAWFGDTHEPRTHHALATFRAIETRRALIRSTTTGISALVDPTGRVLAQTGQHTRETLIGTIPLIADGSTTLYMRYGDWFGWLCVVFTFAGLFRARKRHLTFPDPVP, via the coding sequence ATGAGCTTCCGCACGCGTCTCGCCCTCAGCCTGCTCTCCGGCTTACTTGACCCTTTGGGCTACACCGGTTTTGGCCTCTTCCCTCTCACGTGGTTCGCCAAAGTGCCCGTTTTGCTCGCGGTGCATGATCTGCCGCCGCGCAGGGCCTTTTCGATCGCCATGGTCTATGGTGCCGTCGCCTACTTCGGTGGCTATTACTGGCTGGGACATACGTTTTCGATCTTTGGCGGTTTTTCGGCCCTCGCCGCCTGGAGCGGGGCCTTTTTCGTCTGTGCCTGCCTCGGGCTATCTTTCGGCCTCATGATGGCTTTGACGCAGGTTTTCCGCTCACGCGGCATCGCGCCTGTTTGGAGCCTCGCCTTCGTCAATCCGGCCATCGAGCTGCTTTTTCCGAACATCTTCCCCTACAACATCGGCGCCTCGCAGTATCGCTTCACCGCCATCACCCAAATCGTGGAGATCACCGGCCTGCTCGGCCTCACCGCCCTCATCGCGCTGGTCAATGGAGCCGTTTATGAGCTCGTCGAGAGCCGCTATCAGCGCCGTGCCTGCCTCCACCGCCGCTGGATCATCCCACTAGCAGCCTTCGTGCTCGTTCTCGGCTACGGCATGCTGCGCATCCATCAAATCGACCGCCGATCCGCCTCCGCACGTCAGCTTACCGTCGCCCTTATCCAGGCCAATCTCAGCCGGCAGACACAAGGCAAAGCCTTCGAATCCTTTCGCGAGCATCATGCCTTGACCTGGGCGCTCACCAAAGCCGCGCCACCTCCAGAACTCGTCATCTGGCCGGAAACCACCATCAAACTGCCGCTTCGCAGGGATGTCACCACCCTGCCAGGGGCACTGCGCCAGCCCATGCCACTGCTCGCCGGTGCCGTCACCCGCACCTACGACAGCCAGCCCTTCAATTCCCTTCTCGCCATCACGCCCACAGGCGAAATCACCTCCCGTTACGACAAGCGCAGCCTGCTCGCCTTTGGCGAGATGATCCCCTTTGAAAAACAGTTCCCCTCGCTCCGCCAATGGCTGCCGCGCACCGGAAACCTAGTCGCCGGGAAATCTCTCGGTCACCTCCACGCCGTCGAAGCCACCTTCCTCCCCACCATTTGCTACGAAGACATCCAGCCCGCCCGCATTCGCGAAATCTGGCAGCACGCCGGTCCCGCCCACGCCCTCGTCAACGTCACCAACGACGCTTGGTTCGGCGACACGCATGAGCCACGCACCCACCACGCCCTCGCCACCTTCCGCGCCATCGAGACACGCCGCGCCCTCATCCGCTCCACCACCACCGGCATCAGCGCCCTCGTCGATCCCACCGGCCGCGTCCTCGCCCAAACCGGCCAACACACTCGTGAAACTCTCATCGGCACCATCCCCCTCATCGCCGATGGCTCCACCACACTCTACATGCGCTACGGCGACTGGTTCGGCTGGCTCTGCGTCGTGTTCACGTTCGCTGGTTTGTTCCGCGCGAGAAAGCGGCATTTGACCTTCCCTGATCCTGTTCCCTGA
- a CDS encoding prolipoprotein diacylglyceryl transferase produces the protein MVPYLDLPPLQVGGHSFGVFGLLVWVGIITGYFVARWQARRVGLDSQIVSSLVAVCAFFGLLGSHWVFLFVYHPEVFRADPWSLIQIWQGMSSYGGMFTSALAGAIFVRWLRVPFLPYADVCVFTFFHVWFFGRLGCTTAHDHPGCPSQFWLAVKFPDTPRHDLGLYEWLLCFLWLPLVHWLGRKERIASSPPGTLLHIMLIAYAVPRFFLDFLRATDLPSCDVRYGGLTPAQYGCIVFVLIACRFFVRRNRSSSALNAAS, from the coding sequence ATGGTGCCCTACCTCGACCTGCCGCCCCTCCAGGTCGGCGGGCATTCCTTCGGAGTATTTGGGCTATTGGTATGGGTGGGCATCATCACTGGGTATTTCGTCGCCCGCTGGCAGGCTCGGCGGGTCGGGCTGGACTCGCAAATCGTCTCCAGTCTCGTCGCCGTGTGCGCCTTTTTTGGGCTGCTCGGTTCCCACTGGGTCTTTTTGTTTGTGTACCACCCAGAGGTGTTCCGTGCGGATCCTTGGAGCCTCATTCAGATCTGGCAGGGCATGTCGTCCTATGGCGGCATGTTCACCTCTGCGCTCGCTGGGGCTATCTTTGTTCGCTGGTTGCGTGTGCCCTTCCTGCCTTATGCGGACGTGTGCGTCTTCACATTCTTCCACGTCTGGTTCTTTGGCCGCCTCGGCTGCACCACTGCGCATGACCATCCGGGTTGTCCCTCGCAGTTCTGGCTGGCGGTGAAGTTCCCCGACACGCCCCGCCATGACCTGGGGCTGTACGAGTGGCTGCTGTGCTTCTTGTGGCTCCCGCTCGTCCACTGGCTGGGGCGGAAGGAGCGCATCGCCAGCTCCCCTCCCGGCACCCTGCTCCACATCATGCTCATCGCCTATGCCGTGCCGCGTTTCTTCCTCGACTTTCTCCGCGCCACCGACCTGCCGAGTTGTGACGTGCGCTACGGTGGCCTCACACCCGCGCAATATGGCTGCATCGTTTTTGTGCTGATCGCCTGCCGGTTTTTTGTTCGTCGAAATCGTAGCTCATCCGCTCTCAACGCTGCGTCCTAA
- a CDS encoding HTTM domain-containing protein — MKAWNSFWFARQDPLPMAVCRIGVGALLLAMFLALTPNWDRFYAADGMLQLHDEQLYAGRHQDWYSLLYWTEGVVPVGFWRHVCVACSVGLMLGWRTRLMTISLFLLMTSLINRCPWVVNGEDLVLRMLLFYGMFSPWGMRLSLDARRHASKALPTLPLVWAWRLMQVNFLLIYAVSLPYKFAQEPAWWTGDAMHWAVASDMWWEKGRMPWITLALDGWIRRGITWGTVIVEGLAPFLVWFRATRVPMTLCLVALHVGIAFTIPGVTLFTLSMVAGAALFLPADFYQTWAAHAAGAWQRSRSR; from the coding sequence ATGAAAGCTTGGAACTCTTTTTGGTTTGCCCGTCAGGACCCACTGCCGATGGCGGTGTGCCGCATCGGTGTGGGAGCGTTGCTGCTGGCCATGTTTCTCGCCCTGACGCCAAACTGGGACCGCTTTTACGCTGCGGACGGCATGCTGCAGCTCCACGACGAGCAGCTTTACGCGGGTAGGCACCAGGATTGGTACTCGCTATTGTACTGGACCGAGGGCGTCGTGCCGGTGGGGTTTTGGAGGCATGTGTGCGTCGCGTGTAGCGTGGGGCTGATGCTCGGGTGGCGGACGCGGCTCATGACGATTTCGCTGTTCCTGCTGATGACCTCGTTGATCAACCGCTGCCCATGGGTGGTGAACGGCGAGGATCTGGTGCTGCGCATGCTGCTGTTTTACGGTATGTTTTCTCCCTGGGGCATGCGGCTCAGCTTGGATGCACGCCGCCACGCTTCAAAAGCCTTGCCCACGCTGCCGCTGGTTTGGGCCTGGCGACTGATGCAGGTCAATTTCCTGCTCATCTATGCCGTCAGCCTGCCTTACAAATTTGCGCAGGAGCCCGCTTGGTGGACGGGAGACGCCATGCACTGGGCCGTAGCGAGTGACATGTGGTGGGAAAAAGGCCGCATGCCCTGGATCACGCTGGCTTTGGATGGTTGGATTCGTCGTGGCATCACTTGGGGGACCGTGATCGTCGAGGGGTTGGCACCGTTCCTAGTGTGGTTTCGTGCGACTCGTGTGCCAATGACGCTCTGCCTCGTCGCCCTGCATGTGGGGATCGCCTTCACCATTCCGGGCGTGACTCTTTTCACGTTGTCCATGGTGGCTGGCGCGGCCTTGTTTTTGCCAGCCGACTTTTATCAAACCTGGGCAGCTCATGCAGCCGGAGCGTGGCAGCGTTCCAGGAGCCGATAG
- a CDS encoding RidA family protein: MTPQQKAESLGLTFAKQAPGYLNLCIRSGNQLLTSGHVSDLKGKLGADLKTEDGYKAAKNCAEKVLRSVWDTHGTLDGLKVIKVLGCVNSTLDYSDQHLVINGCSDLLHEIFGKEGDGYHARSALGFAQLPTGAAVEVEAIFEIKS, encoded by the coding sequence ATGACACCTCAGCAAAAAGCAGAATCCCTCGGCCTCACCTTCGCGAAGCAAGCCCCCGGCTACCTGAACCTCTGCATCCGCAGTGGCAACCAGCTCCTCACCTCCGGCCACGTCAGCGACCTCAAAGGCAAGCTCGGAGCCGACTTGAAGACCGAAGACGGCTACAAGGCTGCCAAGAACTGCGCTGAAAAAGTCCTCCGCTCCGTCTGGGACACTCACGGCACGCTCGATGGCCTCAAAGTCATCAAAGTGCTCGGATGCGTGAACTCCACGCTCGATTACAGCGACCAGCACCTCGTCATCAACGGCTGCTCCGACCTCCTGCACGAAATCTTCGGCAAAGAAGGCGACGGCTACCACGCCCGCAGCGCCCTCGGCTTCGCCCAACTCCCCACCGGCGCCGCCGTCGAGGTCGAAGCCATCTTTGAGATCAAAAGCTAG
- a CDS encoding transposase produces the protein MRNRWPIRCSPRYQARSLLIADRYYGQAPMLKELQKHSQRTQSHFLVRVRQKLSVRVQSVHADGSAEVVVSLRERESPCADSSTTAPSKADEKQTPEANKARGRPRKHPPMRQSELPVREIVGRVRNAAGEWVKVRLWTSLSVQQGSARELLALYAKRWEQEVFYKELKLVLHGGHLLSAQRTETAQQELAALLIASSLVAEERLACAQSSEDEEVRQAGALRISMSHCLEHTVALLLVLEAAQGLMDEAAQGVLVRRVREQIAQAALPARRRRSCQRKVRQPVSKWPRLLSASSLQASDDLIIDPFA, from the coding sequence ATGAGAAATCGCTGGCCGATCCGCTGCTCGCCGCGCTACCAGGCTCGCAGCCTGCTCATCGCCGACCGCTATTACGGGCAGGCTCCGATGCTCAAAGAACTGCAAAAACATTCGCAGCGCACGCAGAGTCACTTTTTGGTCCGAGTGCGGCAAAAGCTCTCCGTGCGAGTGCAAAGCGTGCATGCCGATGGCAGTGCGGAGGTGGTGGTGAGTCTGCGCGAGCGTGAGAGCCCATGCGCAGACTCGTCAACAACAGCTCCGTCCAAAGCTGACGAGAAGCAGACACCCGAGGCGAACAAAGCGCGGGGCCGCCCGCGCAAACATCCGCCGATGCGCCAGAGCGAGTTGCCAGTGCGCGAGATCGTGGGGCGAGTGCGCAACGCCGCTGGAGAGTGGGTGAAGGTGCGGCTGTGGACGAGCCTGAGCGTGCAGCAGGGCAGTGCGCGTGAGTTGTTGGCGTTGTATGCGAAGCGCTGGGAACAGGAAGTCTTTTACAAAGAACTCAAGCTCGTGCTTCACGGAGGGCATTTGCTCAGCGCACAACGCACCGAGACAGCACAGCAAGAACTCGCCGCGCTCCTCATCGCCAGCTCACTGGTGGCTGAGGAGCGACTAGCCTGCGCACAGAGCAGTGAGGATGAAGAAGTCCGGCAGGCAGGAGCGCTGCGCATCAGCATGAGCCACTGTTTGGAGCACACCGTAGCGCTGCTACTGGTGCTGGAGGCAGCGCAGGGCCTCATGGACGAGGCGGCACAAGGAGTGCTGGTGCGCCGAGTGCGAGAGCAAATCGCCCAAGCCGCGTTACCAGCGCGACGAAGACGTAGTTGCCAGCGCAAGGTGCGACAGCCCGTGAGCAAATGGCCACGCCTGCTCTCGGCATCTTCTCTCCAAGCCAGCGACGATCTCATCATCGACCCTTTTGCTTAG
- a CDS encoding transposase, with amino-acid sequence MFLDTLAEENPHVAGRRAILVLDNASWHKTKSLNWHHFEPEYLPPRSPDLNAIERLWLRMKADWFNGWIAKTSEQLQDRIIESLRSLFDQPSILQSQCRPKTRL; translated from the coding sequence GTGTTCCTTGACACTCTAGCTGAGGAGAATCCGCACGTGGCAGGACGCCGCGCCATCCTGGTGCTCGACAACGCCTCATGGCACAAGACCAAGAGTCTTAACTGGCACCACTTTGAGCCCGAGTATCTGCCACCACGCTCGCCCGATCTCAACGCCATCGAACGCTTGTGGCTGCGCATGAAGGCCGACTGGTTCAACGGCTGGATCGCCAAGACTTCCGAGCAACTTCAGGACCGTATCATCGAGTCCCTACGCTCTTTGTTCGACCAGCCATCCATCCTTCAGTCCCAGTGCCGCCCAAAGACGCGTTTATGA
- a CDS encoding IS630 family transposase: MARPCITLNLENATLEEVGVAMDCSPTKKGFRRLQALRWLYEGKSREQVADLSGFSLRQVLRFIQAFNLAGLDGLIPGRSSGRRRILPKEQVNEKILPLIEDPSLAGQSHWTAVKLHGWIKQNLQTQLGYSTTVRYLHEHDYRLKVPRPWPLNQDEDKRQAFCQKLQRWVADPSVDLWFSDESGFEGDPRPRRTWTKIGKVRHSPYLGEHIRYNVFGAVRPKDGRLGALLFNLCDSVTFRCSLTL; this comes from the coding sequence GTGGCCCGCCCGTGCATCACACTCAATCTCGAAAACGCGACCTTGGAAGAGGTCGGCGTGGCGATGGATTGCTCACCCACGAAGAAGGGCTTTCGTCGGCTTCAAGCGCTGCGCTGGCTTTATGAAGGCAAGAGCCGCGAGCAAGTCGCTGACCTCTCAGGCTTCAGCCTGCGGCAGGTTTTGCGCTTTATCCAAGCCTTCAATCTCGCCGGCCTTGATGGTCTCATTCCTGGGCGTAGCAGCGGCCGTCGCCGAATCCTGCCCAAGGAACAAGTGAACGAAAAAATTCTGCCTCTCATCGAAGATCCGTCGCTGGCTGGACAGAGCCACTGGACTGCGGTGAAGTTGCACGGCTGGATCAAGCAGAACCTGCAAACGCAGCTCGGCTACAGCACCACCGTGCGCTATCTCCACGAGCACGATTACCGCCTCAAAGTTCCGCGCCCCTGGCCGCTCAACCAGGATGAGGACAAGCGCCAAGCCTTCTGCCAAAAGCTCCAGCGCTGGGTGGCCGATCCGAGCGTCGACTTGTGGTTCAGCGACGAAAGCGGCTTTGAAGGCGATCCGCGCCCGCGCCGTACCTGGACCAAGATCGGCAAGGTGCGCCACTCACCTTATCTCGGCGAGCACATCCGCTACAATGTGTTTGGCGCAGTGCGGCCCAAAGATGGACGTCTCGGCGCACTGCTCTTCAACCTGTGCGACAGCGTCACTTTCAGGTGTTCCTTGACACTCTAG